The following are from one region of the Capsicum annuum cultivar UCD-10X-F1 chromosome 1, UCD10Xv1.1, whole genome shotgun sequence genome:
- the LOC107867254 gene encoding uncharacterized protein LOC107867254, which produces MDLLRQHQAAKLEELIISGEVHTGRGLNQERGLQRPCDTRCGSHCKTLENFIDIFSSILYLLGFAARECLNYLDKLTAETLENMIKGFDFAFMLHLMLKVLMITNHLNFLLQKMDQDIVNALKLLNTAKQELQRMRDSRWNSLLNDVFSFCDKYEIEIPKMDARYIPGKSKRKALDVTYYHHFRVERFYVVIDLLLRELNNRFDVVSTDLLLGMACLHPAKSFGNFDKKKIMRLAEYYSNEFDSNKLRDLSCQLDNFIAHVRGSDKRFFNMKGITDLAKVLVESELYQTWPLVLFAHQVDSHSFRCYCFYGTSFLFHELHKK; this is translated from the coding sequence ATGGATTTGCTCAGACAACATCAAGCTGCAAAGTTAGAGGAGTTGATCATTTCTGGTGAAGTGCACACAGGACGGGGACTAAATCAAGAACGTGGACTTCAACGACCATGTGACACTCGTTGTGGTTCTCACTGTAAGACATTAGAGAACTTCATTGacatattttcatcaattctttatTTGCTTGGATTTGCTGCACGTGAGTGCCTAAATTATCTTGACAAACTTACAGCTGAAACTCTTGAGAATATGATTAAGGGGTTTGATTTTGCTTTTATGCTACACTTGATGTTGAAAGTTCTAATGATAACAAATCATTTGAACTTCTTATTACAAAAGATGGATCAAGATATTGTCAATGCTTTGAAACTACTCAATACTGCAAAGCAAGAGTTGCAAAGGATGAGAGATAGTAGATGGAACTCATTACTAAATGATGTCTTTTCTTTTTGTGATAAATATGAGATAGAGATCCCGAAAATGGATGCTCGCTACATTCCTGGTAAGTCGAAACGTAAAGCTCTTGATGTTACATATTATCATCATTTTAGGGTTGAAAgattttatgttgttattgatttGCTACTTCGGGAGCTTAATAATCGTTTCGACGTTGTGAGTACTGACTTACTTCTTGGTATGGCTTGTTTACATCCCGCTAAGTCATTTggtaattttgataagaaaaaaataatgagattGGCTGAATATTATTCGAATGAATTTGATAGCAACAAACTTCGAGATCTCAGTTGTCAGCTTGATAATTTCATAGCACATGTTCGAGGTTCTGATAAAAGATTTTTCAATATGAAGGGAATTACTGATCTTGCTAAAGTATTGGTTGAATCAGAATTGTATCAGACCTGGCCTCTTGTTTTATTTGCTCATCAAGTTGACTCTCATTCTTTCCGTTGCTACTGCTTCTATGGAACGAGCTTTCTCTTCCATGAACTACATAAAAAATGA